The following are encoded together in the Streptomyces sp. NBC_00358 genome:
- a CDS encoding thiolase domain-containing protein — protein MRPLRDIAVVAFGQTDHRRTSDELSEVEMLLPVLHEVLDRTGLQTGDIGFTCSGSSDYLAGRAFSFTMALDGVGAWPPISESHVEMDGAWALYEAWTKLLTGDADTALVYAYGKSSPGSVRDVLTRQLDPYYMAPLWPDSVALAALQARALIDAGETDELALASVAARSRASATANSHAQLRGPVPQGDYLVRPLRTGDCPPIGDGAAAVILAAGDRARELCERPAWIRGIDHRIEAHSLGVRDLTDSPSTRLAAERAGAFERPVDTAELHAPFTSQEVVLRKALRLDDSVRVNPSGGALAANPVMAAGLIRIGEAAARVHRGESDRALAHATSGPCLQQNLVAVLEGDAR, from the coding sequence ATGCGGCCCCTCAGGGACATCGCCGTCGTCGCCTTCGGGCAGACCGACCACCGGCGCACCTCCGACGAGCTCTCCGAGGTCGAGATGCTCCTCCCGGTCCTGCACGAGGTCCTCGACCGGACGGGCCTGCAGACCGGAGACATCGGCTTCACCTGCTCCGGCTCCTCGGACTATCTCGCCGGCCGCGCCTTCTCCTTCACCATGGCGCTCGACGGTGTGGGCGCCTGGCCGCCGATCTCCGAGTCGCACGTCGAGATGGACGGCGCGTGGGCGCTGTACGAGGCGTGGACCAAACTGCTGACCGGCGACGCCGACACCGCGCTCGTGTACGCGTACGGCAAATCGTCGCCCGGATCCGTACGCGACGTCCTGACCCGGCAGTTGGACCCCTACTACATGGCCCCGCTGTGGCCCGACTCGGTCGCCCTGGCCGCGCTGCAGGCGCGGGCGCTCATCGACGCGGGCGAGACCGACGAACTCGCGCTCGCCTCGGTCGCCGCCCGGAGCCGGGCCTCCGCCACCGCCAACTCCCATGCCCAGCTTCGGGGTCCGGTGCCGCAGGGCGACTACCTCGTGCGGCCGCTGCGCACCGGCGACTGCCCGCCCATCGGCGACGGCGCCGCCGCCGTGATCCTCGCCGCCGGCGACCGGGCCCGCGAGCTGTGCGAGCGGCCCGCCTGGATCCGGGGCATCGACCACCGCATCGAGGCGCACTCCCTCGGTGTACGCGACCTGACCGACTCGCCGTCCACGAGACTGGCCGCCGAAAGGGCCGGAGCGTTCGAACGCCCCGTCGACACCGCCGAGTTGCACGCCCCCTTCACCTCCCAGGAAGTGGTCCTGCGCAAGGCGCTGCGGCTCGACGACAGCGTGCGGGTCAATCCGTCGGGCGGCGCGCTCGCCGCCAACCCGGTCATGGCGGCCGGGCTCATCCGCATCGGCGAGGCCGCCGCGCGCGTCCATCGCGGGGAGTCCGACCGGGCGCTCGCCCACGCCACCTCGGGTCCCTGCCTCCAACAGAACCTGGTCGCCGTACTCGAAGGGGATGCCCGATGA
- a CDS encoding thiolase domain-containing protein → MSKEPVAVVGIGQTKHVAARRDVSIAGLVREAAQRALRDAELTWADIDAVVIGKAPDFFEGVMMPELYLADALGAVGKPMLRVHTAGSVGGSTALVAANLVAARVHGTVLTLAFEKQSESNAMWGLSLPVPFQQPLLAGAGGFFAPHVRAYMRRTGAPDTVGSLVAYKDRRNALKNPYAHLHEHDITLEKVQASPMLWDPIRYSETCPSSDGACAMVLTDRAGAARSPRPPAWMHGGAMRSEPTLFAGKDCVSPQAGKDCAADVYRQAGVADPRRDIDAVEMYVPFSWYEPMWLENLGFADEGEGWKLTEAGVTELEGDLPVNMSGGVLSTNPIGASGMIRFAEAALQVRGQAGEHQVDGARRVLGHAYGGGSQFFSMWLVGAAPPAS, encoded by the coding sequence ATGAGCAAGGAGCCCGTGGCCGTCGTAGGCATCGGCCAGACCAAGCACGTGGCGGCCCGGCGGGACGTGTCCATCGCCGGACTCGTCCGCGAGGCAGCACAACGGGCTCTGCGGGACGCCGAGTTGACGTGGGCCGACATCGACGCCGTCGTCATCGGCAAGGCCCCCGACTTCTTCGAGGGCGTCATGATGCCCGAGCTGTACCTCGCCGACGCGCTCGGCGCGGTCGGCAAACCGATGCTCCGGGTGCACACGGCGGGCTCCGTCGGCGGGTCGACGGCCCTCGTCGCCGCCAACCTCGTCGCCGCCCGCGTCCACGGAACGGTCCTCACCCTGGCCTTCGAAAAACAGTCCGAGTCCAACGCCATGTGGGGCCTGTCCCTGCCCGTCCCCTTCCAGCAGCCGCTCCTCGCCGGCGCCGGCGGCTTCTTCGCGCCGCACGTGCGCGCCTACATGCGGCGCACCGGAGCCCCCGACACCGTCGGCTCCCTCGTCGCCTACAAGGACCGGCGCAACGCGCTGAAGAACCCGTACGCGCACCTGCACGAGCACGACATCACCCTGGAGAAGGTCCAGGCCTCACCCATGCTGTGGGACCCGATCCGCTACTCGGAGACCTGCCCCTCCTCCGACGGAGCCTGCGCGATGGTCCTCACCGACCGTGCGGGCGCGGCCCGTTCACCCCGCCCGCCCGCCTGGATGCACGGCGGCGCGATGCGCAGCGAACCGACGCTCTTCGCGGGCAAGGACTGCGTGTCCCCGCAGGCCGGCAAGGACTGCGCGGCGGACGTGTACCGGCAGGCGGGCGTCGCGGACCCCCGCCGCGACATCGACGCCGTCGAGATGTACGTGCCGTTCTCCTGGTACGAGCCCATGTGGCTGGAGAACCTCGGTTTCGCCGACGAGGGCGAGGGGTGGAAGCTCACCGAGGCGGGGGTGACCGAACTGGAGGGCGACCTGCCCGTCAACATGTCGGGCGGGGTCCTCTCCACCAACCCGATCGGCGCCTCCGGCATGATCCGCTTCGCCGAAGCGGCCCTCCAGGTACGCGGGCAGGCCGGAGAACACCAGGTGGACGGGGCTCGCCGGGTGCTCGGCCACGCCTACGGCGGTGGATCCCAGTTCTTCTCGATGTGGCTGGTCGGGGCCGCGCCGCCCGCCTCCTGA
- a CDS encoding DUF397 domain-containing protein produces the protein MAESTIEQHPLAGWDKPELDLSRAEWQSSSRGRGDVQIAFVEGFIAMRNSGRPQSPSLIFTPAEWGAFVSGAREGEFDLT, from the coding sequence GTGGCCGAAAGCACCATCGAGCAACACCCGCTCGCGGGCTGGGACAAGCCGGAGCTGGACCTCAGCAGAGCCGAATGGCAGTCCAGCAGCCGAGGGCGGGGAGATGTCCAGATCGCCTTCGTCGAGGGCTTCATCGCGATGCGCAACAGTGGCCGCCCGCAGAGCCCTTCCTTGATCTTCACACCCGCGGAGTGGGGCGCCTTCGTATCGGGCGCCCGCGAGGGCGAGTTCGACCTGACCTGA
- a CDS encoding helix-turn-helix transcriptional regulator: MGQRSLRSRRTLFERESELSTADEALSDLVGLRRDVGEPPGRPRGALLAFAGRAGIGKTTLLAEVRRRSAAKGCTVLSARGGEQEQRVAFHVARQLLQPQLAGFSEAELRASLGSWYAIVGPALGLCAPSEGAPPDQQGLRAGLDWVLTHLAVQRAPMVLVLDDAHWADAESLSWLAAFAPRAEQLPLLLVVAYRPDELPEHAEAFRGLPGRAGQRPIGLEPLSAVAVARLVREDLGTQADDAFCRECWAVTAGNPFEAVELTAKVLDRGLTPTEDGAHLLRDLAAAVKGSGIVARLERLGTATVRFAWACAVLGTEIRPGLAAAVAGLGSEEAADAADALRTARILTGADPLEFVHPLIATAVYRDIPGSVRVALHGQAAWCVIDEGLGPAAAARHLMETHPDGDTWIVQQLRAAARETQRAGAPDAARRYLARALREPPPFEDRAAVLYELGCASLLTEPTTTVNHLRAALEEPITDPELRHNIVYRLSQVLAHSDRLAEASETLAREIPVTGDARVRLRMQSEQFMWDAFRADEPDSPARSRRLARLADRLTGHDLTERYVIGLRAWDATLRGEPAHIALHHAERALAGGLGWAEADRGFEVPVLVAMTFMYADRPGRTEELFATGIADFESQGWHGAHLSFGYTILGYVRFRRGRLAEAEDFVRAGLRLAERVGPGTPVHWYAVGTLIQVLLARGQVEEAARTGEAYAFCAPFPAAVTFPDAQTVYGELLLARGLTKDAAVELASAGRRLDPRGMRNPAWGPWQLHLARAESHDAPERAVATALEAVNRARQYGAPSAIGQALRVAAEVSPGPARVQLLEEAVGHLERSPAAYELACALVVLGTELRRAGRPKEAAEHLYRGLDAAVQCGADGLIEDTRDELAAAGLRPRRLHSTETDTLTSRERTAAALTARDRTAAQVAQELNIDEHAVTRLLSAVYRKVGTDRRGLAAALGEQATS, encoded by the coding sequence ATGGGGCAACGCAGCCTTCGCAGCCGTCGGACGCTCTTCGAGCGCGAGAGTGAACTCTCCACGGCGGACGAGGCGTTGAGCGACCTCGTCGGCCTGCGCCGGGACGTCGGCGAGCCACCGGGCCGCCCCCGCGGCGCCCTCCTCGCCTTCGCGGGACGCGCCGGGATCGGCAAGACGACCCTCCTCGCCGAGGTCCGCAGGCGCTCCGCGGCCAAGGGCTGCACCGTGCTGAGCGCACGCGGCGGCGAACAGGAACAACGCGTCGCCTTCCACGTCGCCCGCCAGCTCCTTCAGCCACAGCTCGCCGGATTCTCCGAGGCCGAACTCCGCGCGTCCCTGGGGAGTTGGTACGCGATCGTCGGCCCCGCGCTCGGCCTCTGCGCACCCTCCGAGGGTGCCCCGCCCGACCAGCAGGGCCTGCGCGCCGGACTCGACTGGGTGCTCACCCACCTCGCCGTGCAGCGTGCCCCGATGGTGCTCGTGCTGGACGACGCGCACTGGGCCGACGCCGAATCGCTCAGCTGGCTGGCCGCGTTCGCGCCCCGCGCCGAGCAACTCCCTCTGCTGCTCGTCGTCGCCTACCGGCCCGACGAACTCCCCGAGCACGCCGAGGCGTTCCGGGGGCTGCCCGGCCGAGCCGGACAACGTCCGATCGGCCTCGAACCGCTCAGCGCGGTGGCAGTCGCCCGGCTCGTCCGGGAGGATCTCGGCACCCAGGCCGACGACGCGTTCTGCCGCGAGTGCTGGGCGGTCACCGCGGGCAACCCGTTCGAGGCCGTCGAGCTGACCGCGAAGGTCCTCGACCGCGGCCTGACCCCGACCGAGGACGGGGCGCACCTCCTGCGCGACCTCGCCGCCGCCGTCAAGGGCAGCGGCATCGTCGCCCGCCTCGAACGCCTCGGCACCGCGACCGTCCGCTTCGCCTGGGCCTGCGCCGTGCTCGGCACCGAGATCCGTCCCGGTCTCGCCGCGGCCGTAGCGGGCCTCGGCTCCGAGGAGGCCGCCGACGCGGCGGACGCCCTGCGCACCGCCCGCATCCTCACCGGCGCCGACCCCCTCGAATTCGTCCACCCGCTGATCGCCACCGCCGTCTACCGGGACATCCCCGGCAGTGTCCGCGTCGCCCTGCACGGACAGGCCGCCTGGTGCGTGATCGACGAGGGACTCGGCCCGGCCGCGGCCGCCCGCCACCTCATGGAGACCCACCCGGACGGCGACACCTGGATCGTCCAGCAGCTGCGCGCCGCGGCCCGCGAGACCCAGCGCGCCGGAGCACCCGACGCCGCCCGCCGCTACCTCGCCCGCGCCCTGCGCGAACCGCCGCCCTTCGAGGACCGCGCCGCCGTCCTGTACGAACTGGGCTGCGCGTCCCTGCTCACCGAGCCGACGACCACGGTCAACCATCTGCGCGCCGCCCTGGAAGAGCCCATCACCGACCCCGAGCTGCGCCACAACATCGTCTACCGCCTCTCCCAGGTGCTCGCGCACAGCGACCGCCTCGCCGAGGCCTCCGAGACCCTCGCCCGCGAGATCCCGGTCACCGGCGACGCCCGGGTACGGCTGCGCATGCAGTCCGAGCAGTTCATGTGGGACGCCTTCCGAGCCGACGAACCCGACTCGCCCGCCCGCTCCCGCCGGCTGGCCCGCCTCGCCGACCGGCTCACCGGCCACGACCTCACCGAGCGCTATGTCATCGGGCTGCGCGCCTGGGACGCCACCCTGCGCGGCGAACCCGCCCACATCGCCCTCCACCACGCCGAGCGCGCCCTGGCCGGCGGCCTCGGCTGGGCCGAGGCCGACCGCGGCTTCGAGGTCCCGGTCCTGGTCGCGATGACCTTCATGTACGCCGACCGGCCGGGCCGCACCGAGGAACTCTTCGCCACCGGGATCGCCGACTTCGAATCCCAGGGCTGGCACGGCGCCCACCTCTCCTTCGGCTACACGATCCTCGGATACGTCCGCTTCCGCCGCGGCCGTCTCGCCGAAGCCGAGGACTTCGTCCGCGCGGGACTCAGGCTGGCCGAACGCGTCGGGCCGGGCACGCCCGTCCACTGGTACGCCGTGGGCACCCTCATCCAGGTCCTGCTCGCCCGGGGCCAGGTCGAGGAGGCCGCGCGGACCGGCGAGGCCTACGCCTTCTGCGCGCCCTTCCCGGCCGCCGTGACCTTCCCCGACGCCCAGACCGTGTACGGCGAACTCCTGCTCGCGCGCGGCCTCACCAAGGACGCCGCCGTCGAGCTCGCCTCCGCCGGCCGCCGTCTCGACCCGCGCGGCATGCGCAACCCCGCCTGGGGTCCCTGGCAGCTCCACCTCGCCCGCGCCGAGAGCCACGACGCCCCCGAGCGCGCTGTCGCCACGGCACTCGAAGCGGTGAACCGCGCCCGCCAGTACGGCGCCCCCTCCGCGATCGGACAGGCCCTGCGCGTCGCCGCCGAGGTCTCCCCGGGCCCGGCCCGCGTCCAGCTCCTCGAAGAGGCCGTCGGTCACCTGGAGCGCTCCCCGGCCGCCTACGAACTGGCCTGCGCCCTGGTCGTCCTGGGCACCGAACTGCGCCGCGCCGGACGCCCCAAGGAAGCCGCAGAGCACCTCTACCGCGGCCTCGACGCGGCCGTCCAGTGCGGCGCCGACGGACTCATCGAGGACACCCGTGACGAGCTGGCGGCGGCGGGACTGCGACCGCGCCGCCTGCACAGCACCGAGACGGACACCCTCACGTCCCGCGAGCGCACCGCCGCCGCACTCACCGCCCGGGACCGCACCGCGGCCCAGGTCGCCCAGGAACTGAACATCGACGAGCACGCCGTCACCCGGCTCCTGTCGGCGGTCTACCGCAAGGTCGGCACGGACCGCAGGGGGCTGGCGGCGGCACTGGGGGAACAGGCCACGTCCTGA
- a CDS encoding SpoIIE family protein phosphatase → MRCQCGGPSRASAPAGAEERFRGLLEAAPDAMVIVDDTGTIRLVNAQTEALFGYQREELLGHSVELLVPGRFRAHHHRHRDGYADNRQVRPMGAELELHGLRKDGTEFPVEISLSPLETADGLLVSAAVRDVSDRKAAEERFRGLLEAAPDAMVIVDDTGTIRLVNAQTEALFGYQREELLGHSVELLVPGRFRAHHHRHRDGYADNRQVRPMGAELELHGLRKDGTEFPVEISLSPLETTDGLLVSAAVRDVSDRKRAEARINELAGLVESSQDAILAKTLDGHITYWNAAAQRLYGYTRAEVMGRHVSLLATTERRGEIDQLLDRLRSGEKVEHFETLRLTRSGDLLDVDITLWPTRATDGSVIGACAIVRDISDRKKAEAELTFLYEQQRHIALTLQRSLMGTPPAIPGMTTASRYRPATQGAGVGGDWFDLIPLGAGRVGVLIGDVMGRGLDAAAVMGQLRSAAHALAKTGMQPRQLMQALEAVVGDLDVPDQLVTCCYLVISADAGEVTVCSAGHLPTLVATPGADARPLPAPVNAPLGVGDILYEQATSVIPPGATLVLYTDGLIETPGSDIEDQLSELTATLTELFTTAPDLEQAADHVLAALLPDADGHNDDVTLLLTRLPDGPLASVGTDLPATPESVPEGRAFLSKALTAWDCAHSADDARLLLSEVLTNAVQHAQGPIGLHLCRTATELTVEISDHSSHLPQPRTATEDEESGRGLILVRTLADDWGVRPTDAGKTTWFTLKL, encoded by the coding sequence CTGCGCTGCCAGTGCGGCGGCCCATCGCGCGCGAGCGCACCGGCGGGGGCCGAGGAAAGGTTTCGGGGTCTGCTGGAGGCGGCGCCGGACGCCATGGTCATCGTCGACGACACCGGCACCATCAGACTCGTCAACGCGCAGACAGAGGCCCTCTTCGGATACCAGCGCGAGGAACTCCTCGGCCACTCCGTGGAACTCCTCGTACCGGGCCGCTTCCGCGCCCACCACCACCGGCACCGCGACGGCTACGCCGACAACCGCCAGGTCCGCCCCATGGGAGCCGAACTCGAACTCCACGGCCTGCGCAAGGACGGCACCGAGTTCCCCGTCGAGATCAGTCTCAGTCCACTGGAGACCGCCGACGGACTCCTCGTCTCCGCCGCCGTCCGCGACGTCAGCGACCGCAAGGCCGCTGAGGAAAGGTTTCGGGGTCTGCTGGAGGCGGCGCCGGACGCCATGGTCATCGTCGACGACACCGGCACCATCAGACTCGTCAACGCGCAGACAGAGGCCCTCTTCGGATACCAGCGCGAGGAACTCCTCGGCCACTCCGTGGAACTCCTCGTACCGGGCCGCTTCCGCGCCCACCACCACCGGCACCGCGACGGCTACGCCGACAACCGCCAGGTCCGCCCCATGGGAGCCGAACTCGAACTCCACGGCCTGCGCAAGGACGGCACCGAGTTCCCCGTCGAGATCAGTCTCAGTCCACTGGAGACCACCGACGGACTCCTCGTCTCCGCCGCCGTCCGCGACGTCAGCGACCGCAAGCGCGCCGAGGCCCGGATCAACGAACTGGCCGGTCTGGTGGAGTCCTCGCAGGACGCGATCCTCGCCAAGACCCTGGACGGCCACATCACGTACTGGAACGCGGCGGCCCAGCGGCTGTACGGCTACACCCGGGCCGAGGTCATGGGCAGGCACGTGTCGCTGCTCGCCACCACCGAGCGACGCGGCGAGATCGACCAGCTCCTGGACCGGCTGCGCAGCGGTGAGAAGGTCGAGCACTTCGAGACCCTGCGGCTGACGCGGTCGGGTGATCTGCTGGACGTGGACATCACGCTGTGGCCCACGCGCGCCACGGACGGTTCGGTCATCGGCGCGTGCGCGATCGTCCGTGACATCAGCGACCGCAAGAAGGCCGAGGCGGAGCTGACCTTCCTCTACGAGCAGCAGCGGCACATCGCCCTCACGCTCCAGCGCAGCCTCATGGGTACACCGCCCGCCATCCCCGGTATGACCACCGCGAGCCGCTACCGGCCCGCCACGCAGGGAGCCGGGGTGGGCGGCGACTGGTTCGACCTGATCCCGCTGGGGGCCGGCCGGGTCGGGGTGCTGATCGGCGATGTGATGGGCCGCGGTCTGGACGCCGCCGCCGTGATGGGCCAGCTGCGGTCGGCCGCGCACGCCCTGGCCAAGACCGGAATGCAGCCCCGCCAGTTGATGCAGGCACTGGAGGCCGTCGTCGGGGATCTGGACGTGCCGGACCAGCTCGTGACCTGCTGCTATCTGGTCATCTCCGCCGACGCGGGCGAGGTGACGGTCTGCTCGGCGGGACATCTGCCGACGTTGGTGGCCACGCCCGGCGCTGATGCCCGGCCGCTTCCCGCACCGGTGAACGCGCCCCTGGGGGTCGGCGACATCCTCTACGAGCAGGCGACCTCGGTGATACCGCCGGGGGCGACGCTCGTCCTGTACACCGACGGTCTCATCGAGACGCCCGGCAGCGACATCGAGGACCAGCTCTCGGAGCTCACGGCCACCCTCACGGAGCTGTTCACCACCGCGCCCGATCTGGAGCAGGCCGCCGACCATGTGCTGGCCGCCCTGCTGCCGGACGCCGACGGGCACAACGACGACGTCACGCTGCTGCTCACCCGGCTCCCCGACGGACCCCTGGCCTCGGTCGGCACCGACCTGCCCGCGACGCCAGAATCAGTGCCGGAGGGCCGTGCCTTCCTCAGCAAGGCGCTGACCGCGTGGGACTGCGCGCACTCCGCGGACGACGCCCGGCTCCTGCTCTCCGAGGTCCTCACGAACGCCGTGCAGCACGCCCAGGGCCCCATCGGCCTGCATCTGTGCCGCACCGCGACCGAGCTGACCGTGGAGATCAGCGATCACAGCTCGCATCTGCCGCAACCCCGTACGGCCACGGAGGACGAGGAGTCGGGACGGGGGCTGATCCTGGTGCGCACGCTCGCCGACGACTGGGGCGTACGTCCCACCGACGCGGGCAAGACCACGTGGTTCACCCTCAAACTGTGA
- a CDS encoding N-acetylmuramoyl-L-alanine amidase encodes MHWSATEPKGTTGHRRARRSAGAVASAALLLPLLGAAPSSSAEEVPAAGLQQAFAAAATEYHVPQSVLLAVSYLQSRWDAHAGAPSVTGGYGPMHLTDARTAIADAAHHGDGTEDARGDSSRPALLPTAKAPTDSELPARLKTLTKAADLTGLPAGRLRTDAAANVAGGAALLAAAQRDLGEPLSDDAADWYGAVARFSGADDSATAATYADDAYEVMRSGEKRTTDAGQQVALAAQPALSPDTAQLHRAGLRTASADGTECPRTVSCEWIPAPYEEFGQGDYGNHDLGDRPASQSIKYIVIHDTEGTWEGVLNLVQDPTYVSWNYTLRSTDGHIAQHVKAKDVAWHAGNWYINAKSIGLEHEGFLTAPDTWYTEEMYRASARLVRYLARKYDIPLDRQHILGHENVPGPTTSTIPGMHTDPGPYWDWQHYFTLLGHPFHRSFRKGDLVTVLPDFDANQPVYTGCVTAGQPCAAHGSSEVRLYSQPDETSPLIQDIGLYPKGDASTTGVNDVASRVSTGQRYALAGQDGDWTAIWYLGQKAWFKNPRKQPTAVRAAGLSVTPKEGLAQIPVYGRAYPEKEAYPAGVPVQAVSPLPYKLLAGQRYAVGDKVPGEYFYAPTFDTTPHRVVIGTDMYYEIQFGHRVEFVRAADVDLVR; translated from the coding sequence TTGCACTGGTCCGCCACCGAACCCAAGGGCACCACCGGGCACAGACGCGCGCGCAGGTCCGCAGGAGCCGTCGCCTCGGCGGCGCTGCTGCTGCCACTGCTCGGCGCGGCCCCTTCGAGCTCCGCCGAGGAGGTGCCCGCGGCCGGGCTGCAGCAGGCCTTCGCCGCCGCGGCCACCGAGTACCACGTTCCGCAGAGCGTGCTGCTCGCCGTCTCCTATCTCCAGTCCCGCTGGGACGCGCACGCCGGCGCTCCGAGCGTCACCGGCGGTTACGGCCCCATGCACCTGACCGACGCCCGGACGGCGATCGCCGACGCGGCGCACCACGGCGACGGCACCGAGGACGCCCGCGGTGACAGTTCACGCCCCGCCCTGCTGCCCACAGCGAAGGCACCCACCGACTCCGAACTCCCGGCCCGGCTCAAGACGTTGACGAAGGCGGCCGATCTGACCGGGCTGCCGGCGGGGCGGTTGCGCACCGACGCGGCGGCGAACGTCGCGGGCGGCGCCGCGCTCCTCGCCGCCGCGCAGCGGGACCTCGGCGAGCCCCTGAGCGACGACGCCGCCGACTGGTACGGAGCGGTGGCGCGTTTCTCCGGAGCGGACGACAGCGCCACGGCGGCGACCTACGCCGACGACGCGTACGAGGTGATGCGCTCCGGGGAGAAGCGCACCACGGACGCCGGCCAGCAGGTCGCGCTCGCCGCTCAGCCCGCCCTGAGCCCCGACACCGCTCAGCTCCACCGGGCGGGACTGCGAACGGCCTCCGCGGACGGCACCGAATGCCCGAGGACGGTGTCCTGCGAGTGGATCCCGGCCCCGTACGAGGAGTTCGGCCAGGGTGACTACGGCAACCACGACCTGGGCGACCGGCCCGCGTCGCAGAGCATCAAGTACATCGTCATCCACGACACGGAAGGCACCTGGGAAGGTGTCCTGAACCTCGTCCAGGACCCGACCTATGTGTCGTGGAACTACACCCTGCGCTCGACCGACGGGCACATCGCCCAGCATGTGAAGGCCAAGGACGTGGCCTGGCACGCGGGCAACTGGTACATCAACGCCAAGTCGATCGGCCTGGAGCACGAGGGCTTCCTGACCGCGCCCGACACCTGGTACACCGAGGAGATGTACCGGGCCTCCGCCCGCCTGGTGCGGTATCTCGCCCGGAAGTACGACATCCCGCTGGACCGGCAGCACATCCTCGGGCACGAGAACGTACCGGGCCCGACGACCTCCACCATCCCGGGCATGCACACGGACCCGGGCCCGTACTGGGACTGGCAGCACTACTTCACCCTGCTCGGACACCCCTTCCACCGCTCGTTCCGCAAGGGCGACCTGGTGACCGTGCTGCCCGACTTCGACGCGAACCAGCCGGTGTACACGGGCTGCGTCACCGCGGGGCAGCCCTGCGCCGCGCACGGCTCCAGCGAGGTGCGGCTCTACTCCCAGCCGGACGAGACCTCGCCGCTCATCCAGGACATCGGCCTGTACCCGAAGGGCGACGCCTCGACGACCGGCGTGAACGACGTGGCCTCACGGGTGTCCACCGGACAGCGGTACGCGCTCGCCGGACAGGACGGCGACTGGACGGCGATCTGGTACCTGGGCCAGAAGGCCTGGTTCAAGAACCCGCGGAAGCAGCCGACGGCGGTGCGCGCGGCCGGGCTGTCCGTGACACCCAAGGAGGGGCTGGCGCAGATCCCCGTATACGGTCGCGCGTACCCGGAGAAGGAGGCCTACCCGGCGGGCGTGCCCGTCCAGGCCGTCTCGCCGCTGCCGTACAAGCTCCTCGCGGGCCAGCGCTACGCGGTCGGTGACAAGGTGCCCGGCGAGTACTTCTACGCGCCGACCTTCGACACGACGCCGCACCGGGTCGTGATCGGCACGGACATGTACTACGAGATCCAGTTCGGGCACCGGGTGGAGTTCGTGCGGGCCGCGGACGTGGACCTGGTCCGGTAA
- a CDS encoding aminoglycoside phosphotransferase family protein, which produces MYTASSSVSAPPRSLHPRPVGSGPYLDPARQAAPVLGAGRTRRVPGLGTQPLSGRLDLSGPQGAQLRTAIASVHRICPEFAPVQVLRRSGRSVLLVGTTGRSTAVAKCLLDHSPVWAERIRHEIAAYRLFVRHRPPVRVPRLIAADPDNCTLVIERMPGRVAALQRHPVEAPPRADIRAALSAICRLNTWRPPAGTFNAPLDYAERISRFHELGLLTDRDMGDLQKLVHGIASSSGRQGMGQFCHGDALLSNMLLSPAGPVLVDWEHAGWYLPGYDLATLWAVLGDAPVARRQISQLAQSAGPAARDAFLVNLMIVLTREIRTYETAVQRSLHDAAPAAAGPAHPAAVPSGEEQRLLLRRLHDDCQMARRAVRAAVGTR; this is translated from the coding sequence ATGTACACAGCATCGTCCTCCGTGTCCGCTCCGCCCCGGTCGTTGCACCCCCGCCCGGTGGGCAGCGGCCCTTACCTCGACCCCGCGCGTCAGGCGGCTCCCGTGCTCGGTGCCGGCCGGACGCGCCGCGTGCCGGGGCTCGGCACCCAACCCCTCAGCGGGAGACTCGACTTGTCCGGCCCTCAGGGGGCCCAGCTGCGCACGGCGATCGCGTCGGTGCACCGGATCTGTCCGGAGTTCGCTCCGGTCCAGGTGCTGCGCCGCAGCGGACGCTCCGTGCTCCTCGTCGGAACGACGGGGCGCAGTACGGCCGTCGCCAAGTGCTTACTGGACCACTCCCCCGTCTGGGCCGAGCGGATCAGGCACGAAATAGCTGCATACCGTCTGTTCGTCCGGCACCGCCCGCCCGTGCGGGTGCCCCGGCTGATCGCGGCGGATCCGGACAACTGCACGCTGGTGATCGAGCGTATGCCGGGCCGGGTGGCCGCGCTCCAGCGCCATCCGGTCGAGGCCCCGCCCCGCGCGGACATCCGTGCCGCGCTGAGTGCCATCTGCCGGCTGAACACCTGGCGGCCGCCGGCGGGGACGTTCAACGCCCCGCTGGACTACGCGGAACGGATCTCCCGCTTCCATGAGCTCGGGCTGCTCACGGACCGGGACATGGGCGATCTGCAGAAGCTGGTGCACGGCATCGCGTCCTCTTCCGGCCGCCAGGGCATGGGTCAGTTCTGCCACGGCGACGCCCTCCTGTCGAACATGCTCCTCTCACCGGCCGGTCCAGTGCTGGTGGACTGGGAGCACGCGGGCTGGTATCTGCCGGGCTACGACCTGGCGACCCTGTGGGCGGTCCTCGGCGACGCCCCGGTGGCGCGCCGTCAGATCAGCCAGCTCGCGCAGTCGGCCGGCCCGGCGGCGCGGGACGCCTTCCTGGTGAACCTGATGATCGTGCTGACCCGCGAGATCCGGACGTACGAGACGGCCGTGCAGCGTTCCCTGCACGACGCGGCCCCGGCGGCAGCGGGCCCGGCACACCCCGCTGCCGTGCCGTCCGGCGAGGAGCAGCGGCTGCTGCTGCGGCGGCTGCACGACGACTGCCAGATGGCCCGGCGGGCCGTGCGCGCGGCGGTCGGCACTCGCTGA